One segment of Leptospira langatensis DNA contains the following:
- a CDS encoding TonB-dependent receptor plug domain-containing protein: MKMKRVLIKLVFLAAFAPVDVFAEVAFKARLFSRQKNQGEARTQVLLFETRKLYRTDAEGYFDAVVPAPGMYTFRVLKNDDMQDLKGNVESSGQIITLYMDAGANSGGIGSSVPKAPKGAITISAEREKPIMSRTTLKYDEIKRMPGTFGEPLRAIETIPGVVPTAAFGGGANNYVIRGSDPNSNLYLVDDLPILYPFHFDGLSAVVNANLIKSMDVYTGVYPANFNNALGGVIHIDTVDKVDKSQKNLIMSAWSSSISYMSPTFGGKGYMIASVRVGYLDRFVQGLSSALGANFPEGVRLPRFVDSQVKFVHNFNEKHQISFHSFYSKDDFAADIPSKYKNDPANDSTAAFAGGNISAGQGFRTQALRYTWKPIDTFSNRITFISYDPFTDFNVSLGSIKGKSQASGAYNGVRQDAFWDPNRHFSVEFGSEFRQLNYYSRGSSIVQTDPTNMSPNPYDTQSPAFTTIPTNITAKGTYYNSYVTTKIKFGGFQIEPGARYDYIPYVHHSALGPRAQASYKFEGIGKGTTVFGGGGDFYRFPLDTRFNKDSGNPHLNFEKVFKYGGGIEQLLEGDYQIKGEVFKQEYSNLIVDDPYATDLIGVNPDPYSAVTQPYVLNKKLNYSNKGTGWSHGFELVLRKNSRPGTRHWFGWITYTWSQTFRNNNVYMQYPNTPALTQQQIELTSQVYNNSKQTLYDYDRTNVINVVFGWRWSQEWQFGLRWSYLTSMPFTPIVGDDGGKFSNPANGQTYWAPQYANNPALGQYINSQRLKPYHRLDIRFDRFFNYEWGYVNTFLEIINVYMRENVNGESFDNTKPYSKTNPSPNPTFGTIPLPGGVVIPFFNVGIEVKF; the protein is encoded by the coding sequence ATGAAGATGAAACGAGTACTGATCAAATTAGTCTTTCTAGCCGCGTTCGCGCCCGTGGATGTCTTCGCAGAGGTGGCATTCAAAGCGCGTCTATTCTCCAGACAGAAAAACCAAGGGGAAGCTCGTACTCAGGTACTTCTATTCGAGACCAGGAAATTGTATAGAACGGATGCGGAAGGTTATTTCGACGCAGTTGTCCCCGCTCCGGGAATGTATACGTTCCGTGTATTAAAAAATGATGATATGCAGGATCTCAAGGGGAATGTGGAATCTTCCGGACAGATCATCACTCTGTATATGGATGCGGGCGCAAACTCTGGGGGAATCGGTTCTTCGGTCCCTAAGGCTCCCAAAGGAGCGATCACCATCTCCGCAGAAAGAGAAAAGCCGATCATGTCCCGAACCACCCTTAAGTACGATGAGATCAAGAGGATGCCCGGAACCTTCGGCGAACCTTTACGAGCCATCGAGACAATTCCTGGCGTTGTGCCTACAGCCGCATTCGGTGGGGGCGCAAATAACTATGTGATCCGAGGTTCGGATCCGAACTCGAACTTATATTTAGTGGACGACCTTCCTATCTTATATCCGTTCCACTTTGACGGATTGAGCGCTGTGGTAAACGCCAACCTGATCAAATCCATGGACGTGTATACGGGAGTATATCCCGCGAATTTCAATAACGCCTTAGGTGGGGTGATCCATATCGATACCGTAGACAAGGTGGACAAGTCCCAGAAAAACCTGATCATGTCCGCTTGGTCGAGTAGCATCAGTTATATGAGCCCTACCTTCGGAGGAAAAGGCTATATGATCGCCTCCGTCCGCGTGGGTTACTTGGATCGTTTCGTCCAAGGATTGAGTTCTGCCTTAGGCGCAAATTTTCCGGAAGGAGTACGATTGCCTAGGTTCGTGGACTCTCAGGTAAAATTCGTTCATAATTTCAATGAGAAGCACCAGATCTCTTTCCATTCTTTTTATTCCAAAGACGACTTTGCAGCGGACATTCCGAGCAAGTATAAAAACGACCCTGCAAACGATTCCACGGCTGCCTTTGCCGGAGGAAATATTTCTGCAGGACAAGGATTCAGGACCCAGGCTCTTCGTTATACTTGGAAACCGATCGATACCTTCTCCAATCGGATCACTTTTATTAGCTATGATCCGTTTACCGATTTTAACGTTTCCTTAGGCTCCATCAAAGGGAAGAGCCAGGCAAGCGGCGCGTATAACGGAGTACGCCAAGATGCATTCTGGGACCCGAACCGCCATTTCAGCGTTGAGTTCGGTTCCGAATTCAGACAACTGAATTATTACTCTAGAGGATCTAGTATTGTACAAACCGATCCGACCAATATGAGTCCGAATCCGTATGATACTCAAAGCCCTGCATTCACTACGATCCCAACGAATATCACTGCAAAGGGAACGTACTATAACTCTTATGTTACCACTAAGATCAAGTTCGGTGGATTTCAGATCGAGCCTGGTGCAAGGTACGACTATATCCCGTACGTGCATCATAGTGCTCTAGGTCCGAGGGCTCAGGCTTCTTATAAGTTTGAAGGGATCGGAAAAGGAACCACAGTCTTCGGGGGCGGAGGAGATTTCTATCGATTCCCTCTCGACACTCGTTTCAACAAGGACAGCGGGAACCCTCATTTGAATTTCGAAAAGGTATTCAAGTATGGGGGCGGTATCGAGCAACTCTTAGAGGGAGACTATCAGATCAAGGGAGAAGTATTCAAACAGGAATATTCGAATTTGATCGTGGACGATCCGTACGCTACAGATCTGATCGGAGTAAATCCGGATCCCTATTCTGCAGTAACTCAGCCATATGTGCTGAACAAGAAACTGAATTATTCCAATAAGGGGACCGGCTGGTCTCACGGTTTCGAATTGGTGCTTCGGAAGAATTCCAGACCTGGAACCAGGCATTGGTTCGGATGGATCACGTATACCTGGTCCCAAACATTCAGAAATAATAATGTTTATATGCAGTATCCGAATACTCCTGCGCTCACCCAGCAGCAGATCGAGCTGACTTCTCAGGTTTATAATAATTCCAAACAGACCTTATACGATTATGATCGGACCAATGTGATCAACGTAGTATTCGGCTGGAGATGGAGCCAGGAATGGCAATTCGGCTTAAGATGGTCTTACCTGACCAGTATGCCGTTTACGCCTATTGTAGGGGACGACGGAGGCAAATTCAGTAACCCCGCCAATGGGCAGACATATTGGGCCCCTCAATACGCCAATAATCCGGCCCTAGGACAATATATCAATAGTCAAAGATTAAAACCTTATCATCGACTTGACATCCGATTCGACCGGTTTTTCAATTATGAATGGGGGTATGTGAATACGTTCTTGGAGATCATCAACGTCTATATGCGTGAAAACGTAAATGGAGAGAGTTTCGATAATACCAAGCCTTATTCCAAAACCAACCCAAGCCCGAATCCTACGTTTGGGACCATTCCTCTTCCAGGAGGAGTTGTGATCCCTTTCTTTAACGTAGGAATAGAGGTTAAGTTTTAA
- a CDS encoding MotA/TolQ/ExbB proton channel family protein, whose amino-acid sequence MNFESFIEYGESAVFVIMIIASILAIAVVVERAIVFTKNTKDSKSLLSEIIETVRKGELSEAHKFTETHPENVYARFAGFSAEHSKKGKESLGELMEGKAIGERVEFETRLSILNTLGNNAPFIGLLGTVFGVINAFYRLGTLGNTGADVVMRTISTALLATAVGLAVAIPVVMANNYFTRKLKIIQANLDILSREFLASLSRK is encoded by the coding sequence ATGAATTTTGAGAGTTTCATCGAGTACGGTGAATCAGCTGTATTCGTGATCATGATCATCGCGAGCATTCTCGCAATCGCAGTAGTGGTCGAAAGAGCTATCGTATTTACTAAAAATACCAAGGATTCCAAATCCTTACTCTCCGAAATCATCGAAACCGTCCGCAAGGGAGAACTTTCCGAAGCGCATAAATTCACGGAGACCCATCCTGAAAATGTATACGCGAGATTCGCCGGCTTCTCTGCAGAACATTCCAAAAAAGGAAAAGAAAGTCTAGGTGAACTGATGGAAGGAAAGGCAATCGGAGAAAGAGTCGAATTCGAGACCAGACTTTCCATTCTAAATACTCTAGGAAACAACGCCCCCTTTATCGGACTACTCGGAACAGTATTTGGAGTGATCAACGCATTCTATCGTTTAGGAACCTTAGGAAATACCGGAGCGGACGTAGTGATGAGGACCATCTCCACTGCACTCTTGGCAACTGCAGTAGGTTTGGCAGTGGCAATCCCGGTGGTAATGGCAAATAACTACTTTACTCGCAAATTGAAGATCATCCAAGCAAACCTGGATATACTTTCCAGAGAATTCTTAGCGAGCCTCTCTCGGAAATAA
- a CDS encoding ExbD/TolR family protein: MAGQSSSGDGEEIGSINITPMVDVILVLLVIFMVTANFLKKESININLPKVDSADPNVAQSVQVALTKDGKIMLEGAETDGPRLQAQLQRDLKFRPNMRLTLSADSSIPYGKIAETMGLIHKAGVTRIALSVKR; the protein is encoded by the coding sequence ATGGCAGGACAAAGTTCTTCCGGAGATGGAGAAGAGATAGGTAGCATTAATATCACACCGATGGTGGATGTTATCCTAGTGCTCCTAGTGATCTTCATGGTAACTGCAAACTTCCTGAAAAAGGAATCCATCAATATCAATTTACCTAAGGTAGATTCCGCGGATCCGAATGTGGCGCAATCCGTTCAGGTCGCATTGACCAAGGACGGCAAGATCATGTTAGAAGGAGCGGAGACGGACGGTCCTCGTTTGCAAGCACAGTTGCAAAGAGATCTGAAATTCAGACCGAATATGAGGCTTACCCTGTCGGCTGATTCTTCCATTCCGTATGGAAAGATAGCGGAGACCATGGGATTGATCCACAAGGCCGGAGTGACTCGGATCGCTTTATCGGTGAAAAGATAA
- a CDS encoding energy transducer TonB yields the protein MNQGLEKIKTATLQRVKELTLWEKCLYGSIAAHILSFGIYYIATHTDVSIVDSEQLEMNVEVDIEDIPPELLGGETSPTHVEKEEWVEGSKKDGEDPDEAEIDPNKLSGDGTDKDGFLYAFLGDKPPAAIIDFDLNDFFPENAKAQGISYADITLEVQVDERGNLVQAKVVRSTIKGYGFEDAAVKVVRIARWSPGYAKGRPTRMNHRVPVHFELRDN from the coding sequence ATGAACCAAGGCTTAGAAAAAATAAAGACCGCAACACTGCAAAGAGTGAAGGAACTTACTCTTTGGGAAAAATGTTTGTACGGCTCGATCGCAGCCCATATTCTTTCTTTCGGGATCTATTATATAGCCACTCATACGGATGTTTCCATCGTAGATTCGGAACAATTAGAGATGAATGTCGAAGTGGATATAGAGGACATTCCCCCTGAATTATTAGGAGGAGAAACTTCCCCTACCCATGTGGAAAAAGAAGAATGGGTAGAAGGTTCTAAAAAAGACGGGGAAGATCCGGACGAGGCAGAAATCGATCCGAACAAATTGAGTGGGGACGGCACAGACAAGGACGGATTCTTGTACGCCTTTTTAGGAGACAAGCCTCCGGCAGCTATTATAGATTTCGACCTGAACGATTTCTTTCCGGAGAATGCAAAGGCCCAAGGGATCTCCTATGCAGACATCACTTTAGAAGTACAAGTAGATGAAAGAGGAAATCTGGTGCAGGCCAAAGTGGTTCGATCCACAATCAAAGGCTATGGCTTCGAGGATGCCGCTGTCAAAGTCGTTAGGATCGCGAGATGGAGCCCTGGCTATGCAAAAGGACGTCCGACTAGAATGAACCATAGAGTCCCTGTCCACTTCGAGCTAAGAGATAATTAA
- a CDS encoding LIC_20196 family exoprotein, translated as MQRKIPLVFSLLFLIFILPLSALTPPPPLESQVNASNYIAFARLSNVKESKISSNSISVTATVEVLKALKGGSELPQKFDLAFLVFPELFGKWLKATPQEGEYILFLIKKKVKDSKGTESETIALYEPHPYAFREYSKELEEKILSHVKN; from the coding sequence ATGCAAAGAAAAATACCTTTGGTATTCTCGCTTTTGTTCCTAATATTCATTCTTCCCTTATCTGCACTTACTCCTCCTCCCCCCTTGGAGTCCCAGGTCAACGCTTCCAATTATATTGCATTTGCACGGCTCTCCAACGTAAAGGAAAGTAAGATCTCCTCCAATTCCATCTCGGTCACTGCGACTGTAGAAGTGCTAAAAGCGTTAAAAGGAGGAAGCGAACTGCCTCAAAAATTCGACCTGGCATTCTTAGTATTTCCGGAATTATTCGGCAAGTGGCTGAAAGCCACTCCTCAGGAAGGAGAATATATTCTTTTTCTAATAAAGAAAAAAGTAAAGGATAGCAAAGGAACCGAGTCCGAGACCATTGCCCTTTACGAACCTCATCCTTATGCTTTCAGGGAATACAGCAAAGAACTGGAAGAAAAGATCCTATCCCACGTTAAGAACTAA
- a CDS encoding C1 family peptidase, producing MKLNLRILSVFTFLFFLSSPGSFAQSIPTLGMKQEPAELIASLKEANPYRIAHRGLPSSVDLSSYMPPVGDQGQQSSCVAWSTAYATKSYQEYMERKNSGWKLRDSSGSPNYSNIFSPAFIYNQINGGRDNGSLISDAMRLVVENGAAPWSSMPYNPNDYLSRPSSAAFNTASNYKAKEFLRVRQTDPNEVKNQLNEGRPVVAGILVYENFMNLKGNQIYKEGIGKTYGGHAIAIVGYDDSKGAFKFINSWSTQWGDNGYGYIEYKWFSKICQSAFVMVDDTTPAATTTTTNSDTTSTTTTTDPVLPPATDTKPVPPEKVKPLPPKEISASQGSFSDKVTLTWESIPLAIGYEIYRKGSGDSSFSKIGLSQTNGFTDDGVQKDYAYSYKIATLTDTDSSDLSNGEVIGYAKTEEAKAPPKVVGLKASQGQFSNKIDLTWEVIDGANDYSIYKWSATQKKYLSLGKAKVATYSDNGAAKNGVTEFYVVAAIGNGKTGEPSDAASGFTAKLAAKPSKPIGLKATKGLYNSKIDLHWQKVAGASKYLIYRYNITGIFGGGAWSKLAEESRENFSDEKLSGQYAFYAVAAVNKDGLAGPFSDYAYGFIDPNKQRGAKLPTPENLKGNTDPKTGKISLKWDLVKGANEYYVYRKKRGSSSWDFLSATNDKTAVYTADIPEKETLYLYSVTAKTDLGGESDKATPVSAVLSKAKPAAAMRSFGGDSSLEKFKGPWTAMSWDGSKGVNQVLLEIESQDNVNYVVKFNKQKIFEGRYVENSPIIDKEGKFKIEIENSGDALQVTLKDNGIINQKATLNFLKE from the coding sequence ATGAAATTGAATCTTCGTATATTATCAGTATTTACCTTCTTATTTTTCCTTTCATCGCCCGGCTCATTTGCCCAAAGCATTCCTACTTTAGGAATGAAACAGGAGCCTGCAGAATTGATCGCTTCCCTTAAAGAAGCCAATCCTTACAGGATCGCACATAGAGGACTTCCCTCTTCCGTGGACCTTTCTTCTTATATGCCTCCTGTGGGAGACCAGGGACAGCAAAGTTCCTGCGTGGCCTGGTCTACGGCCTATGCCACGAAGTCTTATCAGGAATACATGGAAAGAAAGAATTCCGGGTGGAAACTAAGGGACTCTTCGGGTTCTCCCAATTATTCCAATATTTTTTCTCCCGCATTCATCTATAACCAGATCAATGGAGGAAGGGATAACGGTTCTCTCATCTCCGACGCAATGCGTTTGGTCGTCGAAAATGGTGCGGCTCCTTGGAGCAGCATGCCTTATAATCCGAATGACTATTTGAGCCGCCCTTCTTCGGCTGCTTTTAATACTGCATCCAATTATAAGGCGAAGGAATTCCTTAGGGTCCGACAAACCGATCCGAACGAAGTAAAGAACCAGCTCAATGAGGGAAGACCGGTAGTCGCAGGTATCTTAGTTTACGAAAACTTTATGAACCTCAAGGGCAATCAGATCTACAAGGAAGGGATCGGTAAGACATACGGAGGACATGCGATCGCAATCGTCGGATACGACGATTCGAAAGGAGCCTTTAAATTCATCAACTCCTGGAGCACCCAATGGGGCGACAATGGTTATGGATACATCGAGTATAAATGGTTCTCTAAGATCTGCCAATCGGCGTTTGTGATGGTGGATGATACTACTCCGGCTGCGACCACCACGACAACAAACTCGGATACCACTAGTACCACTACTACTACGGATCCGGTTCTTCCTCCTGCAACCGATACAAAGCCTGTACCTCCGGAAAAAGTAAAACCTCTTCCTCCTAAGGAAATCTCCGCTTCCCAAGGTTCGTTCTCAGATAAGGTGACCCTGACATGGGAGTCCATTCCATTAGCGATCGGATACGAGATCTACAGAAAAGGATCGGGGGATTCTTCTTTTTCCAAGATCGGTCTTTCTCAAACAAACGGTTTCACTGACGATGGGGTGCAGAAGGACTACGCTTATTCGTACAAGATCGCGACTCTGACAGACACCGATTCTTCAGACTTATCGAATGGAGAAGTGATTGGCTACGCTAAGACGGAAGAAGCTAAGGCTCCTCCAAAAGTAGTCGGCCTCAAAGCAAGCCAAGGACAGTTCTCCAATAAGATCGACCTTACTTGGGAAGTAATAGACGGAGCAAACGACTATTCCATCTACAAATGGAGCGCAACTCAAAAGAAATATCTTTCTCTGGGTAAGGCAAAAGTCGCAACATATTCCGATAACGGAGCAGCCAAGAATGGGGTCACTGAATTCTATGTGGTTGCTGCAATAGGCAATGGCAAAACAGGAGAACCTTCTGACGCAGCATCCGGCTTTACTGCTAAACTTGCCGCTAAACCTTCTAAACCGATCGGGCTGAAGGCTACAAAAGGATTATATAATAGTAAAATAGATCTGCATTGGCAGAAGGTAGCTGGTGCATCCAAATATCTGATCTACAGATACAATATCACCGGGATTTTCGGAGGCGGGGCATGGTCAAAGTTAGCCGAAGAGTCCAGAGAAAATTTTAGCGATGAGAAACTATCCGGACAATACGCATTCTACGCAGTGGCGGCGGTGAACAAGGACGGACTTGCCGGACCATTCTCAGACTACGCGTACGGCTTCATAGACCCGAACAAGCAGAGAGGCGCTAAATTACCTACCCCTGAAAATCTGAAAGGGAATACGGATCCAAAAACCGGAAAGATCTCCCTAAAATGGGATCTGGTCAAAGGTGCTAACGAATATTACGTTTATAGAAAGAAGAGAGGATCTTCTTCTTGGGATTTCCTATCCGCAACGAACGATAAAACAGCCGTCTATACTGCCGATATTCCGGAGAAGGAAACCTTATATCTATACTCGGTCACTGCCAAAACAGACCTCGGGGGAGAAAGCGATAAGGCAACTCCTGTTTCTGCGGTCCTTTCCAAGGCAAAGCCTGCCGCCGCAATGCGCTCCTTTGGAGGAGATTCTAGTTTAGAAAAATTTAAAGGACCTTGGACTGCAATGTCTTGGGACGGATCCAAGGGAGTAAACCAAGTCCTTCTGGAGATCGAAAGCCAAGATAACGTGAATTACGTAGTGAAATTCAATAAGCAGAAAATCTTCGAGGGAAGATATGTAGAGAATAGCCCGATCATCGACAAGGAAGGAAAATTCAAGATCGAGATCGAGAATTCAGGAGACGCACTTCAGGTTACATTAAAGGACAATGGGATCATCAACCAAAAGGCCACTTTGAACTTCCTGAAAGAATAA
- a CDS encoding EAL domain-containing protein → MTDTSDLKLRSFDLGDLEQFKTVFINENRGKPIFLLRFQNISTISLVEFIQLIPQRISDIEPSHRELFRYYAYGDKKNLLIGVAPIDHSGMENLANFDAAMGRFHDQSVRSGSLNFDFGIGRTQCNFISYVEEIFRELDSSSLKNLKDNLVRWSWTYLNRVNDYFANDRPDAVIQPIIHYNHRDHTFSMKGGEVFVGGEAYAGYSDLIRDIPHDQDLNRIELLIIEKLIMSCNGSPGLLKFNISPQTLIDTFDTDEKVTRFHELLLKQNLNPQNIRMELIEKPYEESEATLKSVCRRFWNFGISFAADDFGVKSQSHQVVLDLGEMIKEFKLDPISFKFKADQDLTKFLDNLAFIDYCRRLSDNREAIITAEALEDIDSLNFLITHQVYYFQANLFCRKIWIEDYKERFKEMQKLPETVVTKILSSPELTERLKSVGNIFVLARDLDLF, encoded by the coding sequence ATGACAGATACCTCTGACTTAAAACTAAGATCCTTCGATTTGGGGGATCTCGAGCAGTTTAAGACGGTATTCATAAATGAGAATCGAGGGAAGCCTATCTTCCTTCTTCGCTTTCAGAATATCTCTACCATCTCTCTAGTTGAGTTTATCCAATTGATCCCTCAAAGGATCTCGGATATTGAACCTTCTCACAGAGAGCTCTTCCGTTATTATGCCTATGGGGACAAGAAGAACCTATTGATCGGGGTGGCTCCGATCGACCATTCCGGTATGGAGAATCTGGCGAATTTTGATGCCGCCATGGGAAGGTTTCACGATCAGTCCGTGCGTTCAGGATCCTTGAATTTCGATTTCGGGATCGGAAGGACCCAATGTAATTTTATCTCCTATGTTGAAGAGATCTTTAGGGAACTGGATTCTTCTTCTTTAAAGAATCTAAAGGACAATTTGGTCCGTTGGAGTTGGACTTACCTAAATCGGGTAAACGACTATTTTGCCAACGATCGTCCAGACGCAGTTATCCAGCCTATCATTCACTATAATCATAGGGACCATACCTTCTCCATGAAAGGGGGAGAGGTCTTCGTAGGCGGGGAAGCGTATGCGGGTTACTCCGACCTGATCCGTGATATTCCTCACGACCAAGACTTGAATCGGATCGAGCTTCTGATCATCGAAAAGTTGATCATGTCTTGCAACGGCTCTCCTGGATTATTGAAATTTAATATTTCACCCCAAACCCTCATCGATACCTTCGATACAGATGAGAAGGTAACTCGGTTCCATGAGCTACTATTGAAGCAGAATCTAAATCCTCAGAATATCCGTATGGAGCTGATCGAAAAGCCTTATGAAGAATCGGAAGCCACTCTAAAATCGGTGTGCAGAAGGTTTTGGAATTTCGGGATTAGCTTTGCTGCGGATGATTTTGGAGTTAAAAGCCAAAGTCACCAGGTGGTTTTGGACTTAGGAGAGATGATCAAAGAATTCAAGTTGGATCCGATCAGCTTCAAGTTCAAAGCGGATCAGGATCTAACGAAATTCCTCGACAACCTTGCATTTATAGATTATTGCAGAAGACTTTCCGATAATAGAGAAGCGATCATCACCGCGGAAGCGCTGGAAGATATAGACTCTCTCAACTTTCTCATTACTCACCAAGTGTATTATTTCCAAGCCAATCTATTCTGTAGAAAGATCTGGATAGAAGATTATAAGGAACGCTTCAAGGAGATGCAGAAGCTTCCTGAAACCGTTGTTACTAAGATCTTAAGTTCCCCCGAGTTAACCGAAAGACTGAAGAGTGTCGGGAATATATTCGTTTTAGCTAGAGACCTGGATCTGTTTTAA
- a CDS encoding UTP--glucose-1-phosphate uridylyltransferase: MDPMIAESEKLIREKMLKEGLSSEFISDFLSKIQEVRNGETGIVKWEEVGDLDPSSDEISLEKIESSYVGDPTYLKELVVIKLNGGLGTSMGLSGPKSLIEIKDGMSFLEIICRQIGFIREQYRLEVPLVLMDSFSTQEQSLSELKKIGFTQNYPMSFLQHKVPRLVVPNLVPLESEKDKNEEWCPPGHGDIWFTLLETGLLDQLLEKGYKVAFVSNGDNLGATVHAGILEYILKEGLEFCMEMTPKTLADKKGGAIFRRVVGKEKKNLQLLETAQVPAEHMHEFEGLGKFRTFSTNNLWIRLDVLKQKLLSEKFKLSLIVNPKKVEGKEVLQLETAMGSAIQNFSKAKGIIIPRDRFAPVKKCEDYLVRRSDAYSLNHDFSVTMSGERKEAGLAELVVSLDESYYKKVGDFNERMQIIPSLVRCTSLKVQGDILFDTKVIMEGDITLVNDGPGQRKLSELGKDRITNESLRFRFT; encoded by the coding sequence ATGGATCCGATGATCGCTGAATCTGAAAAATTGATCCGAGAGAAGATGTTAAAGGAAGGTCTCTCTTCCGAATTCATTTCCGATTTTCTATCTAAGATCCAAGAGGTCCGGAACGGAGAGACTGGGATCGTAAAATGGGAAGAAGTTGGGGATCTGGATCCTTCTTCCGATGAGATCTCTTTGGAAAAAATTGAGTCCTCGTATGTAGGAGATCCTACATATCTCAAAGAACTAGTCGTTATCAAATTGAACGGCGGGCTTGGTACCAGTATGGGTCTATCCGGGCCCAAATCCCTGATAGAGATCAAGGACGGAATGTCCTTTTTAGAGATCATTTGCAGGCAGATCGGATTTATCAGAGAGCAATATCGATTAGAAGTTCCGCTTGTGCTCATGGACAGTTTCAGTACCCAAGAGCAAAGCCTCTCCGAATTAAAGAAGATCGGCTTCACCCAAAATTATCCTATGAGTTTCTTGCAGCATAAGGTGCCGAGGCTTGTGGTCCCGAACTTGGTTCCTCTCGAATCGGAAAAAGATAAGAACGAAGAATGGTGTCCTCCCGGACACGGGGACATTTGGTTCACTCTTTTGGAGACCGGTCTACTGGATCAGCTCTTAGAGAAAGGGTATAAGGTCGCATTCGTTTCCAACGGAGACAATTTGGGCGCTACAGTACATGCAGGAATTTTGGAATACATTCTGAAAGAGGGTCTGGAGTTCTGTATGGAGATGACTCCTAAGACTCTTGCCGACAAGAAAGGAGGAGCGATCTTCAGAAGAGTAGTCGGCAAAGAAAAAAAGAACTTACAATTGCTGGAGACGGCTCAAGTGCCAGCGGAACATATGCATGAGTTTGAAGGCTTAGGAAAATTTAGAACATTCTCCACGAATAATCTTTGGATCAGATTGGATGTTCTCAAACAAAAGCTTCTTTCAGAAAAGTTCAAACTCTCCTTGATCGTAAATCCTAAAAAGGTAGAAGGGAAGGAGGTCCTACAGCTGGAGACAGCGATGGGTTCAGCGATCCAAAACTTCTCTAAAGCCAAGGGCATTATTATTCCAAGAGATAGATTCGCTCCGGTAAAGAAATGCGAAGATTATCTAGTGCGCCGCTCCGATGCCTATTCCTTAAATCATGATTTTTCCGTAACCATGTCCGGGGAAAGAAAGGAAGCAGGACTTGCGGAGTTAGTAGTCTCTTTGGATGAATCCTATTATAAGAAGGTAGGAGACTTTAATGAAAGAATGCAGATCATTCCCTCTTTGGTGCGCTGCACCTCTTTAAAAGTGCAGGGAGATATTTTGTTTGATACAAAAGTAATAATGGAAGGGGATATTACTCTAGTAAATGATGGTCCTGGACAAAGAAAATTATCGGAATTAGGCAAGGATCGGATTACAAATGAGAGTTTGCGATTCCGCTTTACATAA
- a CDS encoding CsgG/HfaB family protein, whose protein sequence is MFLFPFVFLFLLIDCASGPGTKLKAKDPNSATATIASELRYQFLASLKAQGGKLPARLGILDIINEEGKNSQLGRMISDRLSKELFDPKTFILLERDRLNRVVGEQTFQETGLVLSDQIVSAGKLFGAEYLTLGQVVFQDQVFLLNIRIVSLSGVICATADILFDSDDDTYSKYKESIK, encoded by the coding sequence ATGTTTCTCTTCCCATTCGTTTTCTTGTTCTTGCTGATCGACTGTGCTTCCGGTCCTGGAACTAAGCTTAAGGCAAAGGATCCGAATTCGGCGACTGCAACGATCGCCTCCGAGCTTAGATACCAGTTCTTAGCTTCTCTTAAGGCACAAGGAGGAAAACTACCTGCGAGACTCGGTATTCTGGACATTATTAACGAAGAAGGAAAAAACTCCCAATTGGGCAGAATGATCTCGGATCGTTTGAGTAAGGAATTATTCGACCCTAAGACTTTTATACTCTTAGAGAGAGATAGGCTGAATCGAGTCGTAGGAGAGCAGACGTTTCAGGAAACGGGGTTAGTGCTAAGCGATCAGATCGTTTCCGCGGGGAAATTATTCGGAGCAGAGTATCTAACTCTCGGTCAGGTCGTATTCCAAGATCAGGTTTTTCTCCTAAATATCAGGATCGTATCCTTAAGCGGAGTCATCTGCGCTACTGCCGACATCTTGTTCGATTCGGACGACGATACCTACTCTAAATATAAAGAATCTATTAAATAA